One genomic window of Ammospiza nelsoni isolate bAmmNel1 chromosome 4, bAmmNel1.pri, whole genome shotgun sequence includes the following:
- the MRPL1 gene encoding large ribosomal subunit protein uL1m: MAAPSARCLWQALAPRCGWVLPGLQQRPAVPAAVSPATARPYAAAAAKAAKKDAKRSRQEKAKEAAKEKPLPRRRPLMSKPVDDVYLTWLYRRPSYGLEQAVGMLKRFQELDFTHPKQFVYINVFLDMALQKKKKVDPFSSGVALPHRFTDEVNKVLVFTENEQEAEVAQEHGAAIVGGVELIKWILEDEIQADFYVAVPAIIPKLIPLRNKLRKKYPSTKRNSLGSDIPRMVQFFRECHEYSVEDESVIKTRIARLDMPTEHIIANLKTIIQDICTFKPSNFDPIVQRLVIRSSTSEGLLLNLDGILPQVEKAEEKEEEDAADEDQQKAVQESVST, translated from the exons ATGGCGGCGCCCAGCGCCCGCTGCctgtggcaag CGCTGGCCCCGCGGTGCGGCTGGGTCCTCCCCGGGCTGCAGCAGcgccccgctgtccccgccgcGGTGAGCCCCGCCACCGCCCGGCCCTACGCGGCCGCAGCAGCCAA AGCTGCCAAAAAAGATGCCAAGAGGAGCCGGCAGGAGAAGGCGAAGGAGGCGGCCAAGGAGAAGCCCCTCCCTCGGAGGCGGCCGCTGATGAGCAAGCCCGTGGACGACGTGTACCTGACGTGGCTCTACAGGAGACCCTCCTATGGGCTGGAGCAGGCCGTGGGCATGCTCAAGAGGttccaggagctggacttcacCCACCCCAAGCAGTTTGTGTACATCAACGTCTTCCTGGACATGGCACTGCAGAAGAAG AAAAAAGTGGATCCTTTTTCCAGCGGTGTCGCTCTCCCCCATCGCTTTACGGATGAGGTGAACAAGGTCTTGGTGTTCACAGAG AATGAGCAGGAAGCTGAGGTAGCTCAAGAGCATGGGGCTGCCATCGTGGGAGGAGTTGAATTAATCAAATGG ATCCTGGAGGATGAAATCCAGGCTGATTTCTACgtggctgtccctgccatcATCCCCAAGTTAATCCCCCTGAGGAACAAGCTGAGAAAGAAGTACCCCAGCACCAAGAGAA ATTCCCTGGGCAGTGACATTCCCAGAATGGTGCAGTTCTTCAGGGAGTGTCACGAGTACTCGGTGGAGGACGAGAGTGTCATCAAGACAAGGATAGCCAGA CTGGATATGCCCACTGAGCACATCATTGCCAACCTGAAAACAATTATCCAGGATATCTGCACCTTCAAGCCATCTAATTTTG ATCCCATTGTGCAGAGGCTGGTTATCAGATCCTCCACCAGTGAAGGCTTGCTGCTGAACCTCGATGGAATCCTACCTCAGGTGgagaaagcagaggagaaagaggaagaagatgCAGCTGATGAGGATCAGCAAAAAGCTGTCCAGGAATCCGTTAGTACCTGA